ACACAACACATGCTCCGGCCCGTCATGGCGCAGATAGTCCTGGTCGTAACGGCCCAGCACGACACCATCGGGATCGAGCAGCCCCGCCGCCTTGATCTCGGGCCGTTCCGCCCATCGCGCCGAACCATAGGTTGCGACGTTCTTTGCTTCCCGCGCCCGCCAGACCGACATGCCGATCGCGACGGCGATGGCAATGAAGCCACCCGATGCCGCGATGAGGCCGCCCTTGGTGAAGATCGCCAGCGCATAGGCTTCATAGAAATACCACCACCAGAAGATTGCCGGCGGATAATAGACCGGCGTTCCGAAGAGCTCGAACCAGGGCGGGCCGAGTTGCGGCTGATAGCCGAGACTCCAGGCGACATATTGCGTCGCGCCCCAGGTGGTCGCGAGGATGATCAGGAAGACGATGGAAATCTGTCCCCAGAGGATCTTTGTGGCGGACATAGGCGGTGTTCCTTTCCGGGTGCTGTCAGAGGCCGAGGCCGCGCTTGCGACCTAAGTCCCAATCGACCCCGCCATCGTCGCGGGCGACGCCGGAGACGTGGCGGCCGATCTGTTTGTCGAGGGAAGGTGACCAAGGCACGAGTTGGAAGCCGAGGCCGTCATCGATCATCGCGAAACGGCCCGAGGCGAGCGCGAAGCGTTGGCGATAGGAACCAGCGACATATTCCCCACTGCCAGCGCGATTGAACGGCATGCCGGTCTCGGTCGCGAGCTTCTCGCCGAGGGCATCGACCTCGCGCTGGCGCAGGGTGGTGAGCAGACGACGAGCGAAGACGACCCGCCCGCCCTGCCGCTCGGCAAAGCCCTCGCCTATAAGGTTTTCGGCGCGGTCATCCATGGCCTGACGAACCTCGGCACCGAAGCCACTGTCGGAAAGCGCAATCGGATCGCGGGCGATGGCCTGCCGGTCGAGCCAGGTCGCGCCCGAAGCCCCCAACTGCGCACCGAGATCGAGATCGGAACGAACTGCGAGCGCCACGCGGCGCGTCCCTTGGGCATCTTCCCAAGCGCGCAGTTCGACGATGGAACCCGGAGGACTGTCGCCGGCAGCTTCCAGATGCGAGAGCCTGATGTGATGGCTGCGCCCGTCCACGCCGTCGACCACCGCGTAGGCGGTGCCCTTCAACTCGTCATCGAGGCCCCGCTCGACCAGACGGCCGATGACCGGCACGTCGAGGCTTTCGCCGGCAAGGACATAGCTGCCGGAACCGCGCTCGATCCCGCGTTCGGTCAGGGCGCGGTGCATGCGCTTGATGATATCGCCGCGCTCCCCCAGCTCGCGCAGAACCGTCTCGGCCTCGGGCCGGATCACCCATTGCGCCGGGCCGATCTGATCGGCGACCCCAAGGACTTCGAGGGTGCGGAGCCGGCCGACCTTTACCGTATGGAGCTCGTCCTGCGGTCGGTCGGCATGGGGCGCGAGATCCACGACACCGGATTTGCCGGCATCACGGAGAAGCTGGCGGTCGAGCTGGGTCCAACGCTCGGCTTCGACCTGACGTTCCAGATTGCGGTGAATCTCGATGTCGGTGCGCGGGCCGAGTTCATGTGTGACGAGATCCTGAGCGCGGGCGCGCATCCCCTCCTTGATGTAGTCCCGCGAGATCACCAGGTCCTGGCCGTCATCCATGCGGCCGCGCAGGATGATATGGGTATGGGGGTTGTCGGTGTTCCAGTGATCGACCGCGACCCAGTCGAGCCTGGTGCCGAGATCCTTCTCCATTTGCGCCATCAACTGGCGGGCATGCTCGCGCAGGTCGATCATCTCGACCGCATCCTCGGGCGAGACGATGAAGCGGAAATGGTGACGATCATCCTTGCAGCGTTCCGCGAACACACGGGCGTCCATGTCATCCCCCTCGGGGCCGAAGAGATGCGCCTTCTCCCCATCACGGGTCACGCCGTCCCGGCCAAGATAGTTCAGATGGGCCGCGAGGGGTGCAGAGCGCGCCGTATGGCGGACGACGCGGGTCTTGATCACGACATTGCGCGACCGCCCGGTCAGCATCCGATTGGCCTGAATGCTGGCGCGCTGTCCCCGGCCAAAGCGCGAGCGGTTGCCAGAGGTGACCTTGCCCGAGCGGGAGACCCGCCCACCGGCTTTTTGCGCGGCCGCCAGCGCCTGGGAGATAAAGGGACGCGCCTGCTGCGCCCGCGTCGAGCGGATGCGCCCCGGACGGATACGGAACTCGCTTTCATCGGCCATGGATCAGCCCCGCACAGTGCAAAACAGAAAAGGAGATCAGGGGGATAGCTGCGAAGCGCACGGTGCGCGCCAGCGCTGCACGGTGCGAAACGCGCCAGAAATCCCTGCAAAAACAACCACCCGACCGTCGCGCACCGTGCGCCTTTTTATCTCGCCATCCTTCGGTCGTGGTGCCCGCCGCGACCCTCTGCGCCCTCCATGACACGCCAGCGCCCGATGGGATGCGATATGTGCCCAACTGGCTCATGGCTGCGGTCCATCGGCTGCGCGCTGCACGAAGAGTCCCTCCGCCCGCAAGGCAGTAAGGGCTTGCGGTGCCGCCGGGAGGAGCGAAGAGGCATGGTCCGGCATGCGGTCGGGGCCGTCGGGATCGGCAGCGGAAGTACCGATATGCTGCGCCGCGAAGATCGCCGCCTCGCGCCAGTCGCGCGGCAGTGCGCCAGCCGATCCACCGCCCAAAGGGTCTTCACCAAGCAGGATCGGCGTCAGCACCGCGACATAGCTGCGGGTTTCCGCCGGAAGCGGGCGCGCTGCCGAGAGGTATTCGTCATAACGCCCGGGGCCGGCATTATAGGCCGCAAGCATCGCCGCGACATTGCCGTAGCGATCCCACATCTCGCGCAGATAGGCCGCGCCCGCGAGGATGTTGTCGCGCGCATCATAGGGATCGGTGCCGAGGCCATGACGGATGCGCAGTTCCGCCCAGGTCGCGGGCATGACCTGCATCAGGCCCATCGCTCCGGCGGAGGAAAGCGCGCCCGGATCGCCTGCGCTTTCGACGCGCATCACCGCGATGATCCAGGCTGCCGGGATGTCGAAACGCTGCGCGGCCTCGGCGATATGCGCGCCCTGCGGATGCGCTACGATGGCAGGATGCGGTGGATCGGTCTGCGCCAATCCCTGCGGTATCGCGGTGGTTGCCGTCAGCAGGCTGGAAAGAAAGCAGAGGAGGATGCGACGGCGCGCACCGCATCTCCCGGTGGCCTGACGGATGCAGGACATGATCATGGTCACTCCTGCTCGTCGCGCTTCTTCGCGCGCGTCCAGCGCAGGTTCCAGTCGCGGCCTTCTTCATCCGACTGGAACAGCCGGGCACGGATCGGCTGCGGGAACACCGGATCGTCGAGCACGACAGAGATATAAGGACCCGCGCTTTCGCCGGTATGTTTCCAGCCCGCGCCGACTTCCGGCCCGTCTTCATCGCGAAGATGAATACGATAGGCCGGTGCCTTCTCGGTGTCGGGGTTGTCGGTCGGAACAAAGGTCAGCTCAACATCGAGCGAGAGGGTGCGGACCTGCCCGGAATAGCCGGAAGCAGTACGCGTAAACTGGCCGATCTGTGCCATTGGAGGCTCCTTTCAAACGCGGTGGAGAAGGTCGGGACGGCGCTACCGCCCCGTTCCGGACGCGCCGTCACCGCATCGGCGCGCGCCAGACAAAGCGGCCATCGCCCTCTTCGTCGGTGTAAAGCGGGGTAGCCCGTCCGATCACCGCCGAGGCGGGCAACGGGCCGAAATAGCGACCGTCGAAGCTGTCACCAACATCCCGGTTCATCAGGAAGACCTCGCCCTCGGCGATGATGCGGCAGCCCTGCCAGACCGGCAGGTCGCGGCCGAAGCTGTCGCGATTACGCGCCTCGCCGAGCGGCACTCCGTCGACGGTGATGGTCCGGGCTTCGCGGCACAGCTGCTGCCCCGGCAGGCCAAAGACGCGCTTCAGAAGCGGCACGTCGCGGGCGACGTAACCGCGTTCGACCATGAAGGATGCAATGGGTTCGGGTGGCATGACGGCGACCAGATCGGGCACTTCGATCCGCTCCGCGGGCGCGACGGTGTAGAAGCCGATAGGCACGCTGGCCGAGGCGTTCCAGACCAGCCGTGGCGCGGTCGGAACGAGTCCGGCGATGGCGATCCCGAGGCCAGCGGTCGCCGTTACGATGACATAGCGAATGCGGGTCATGGGGCGATCTCCCGCCGCCGAAGCCATACGCGATGGCGCTCGGCGGTGTAGGGTCGCGGCGCTTCGCCCGCGCTCATCCAGTGCCCAACGTGCAGCCAGTGATCGGGAACAACCTCGGCTAGATCGATGCTACCGGCCTCGATCCCGTCGATGTGGCGAAGCACGGCCTCGACCTTCGGCCAGCCGTCAATCTTCAGGAGAATCTCGCCGCCGGGATGGACGCAGGGCAGCGTTTGACAGGGTGCGCCCGGTGCCACCGCGCGCAGGATGTGGAGGCGCGACATGATCGTCCCGAAGTCATTCGCCGCCCAGCGAACGAAGGCGAAGATCGTGCCAGGACGGAAGAAGACATGGCGACGATTGTTGTCGAGGATCTGCGAGCCGGCCTCCTGGCCGAACCGGATCCAGTATTCTGTCTGGCCTTCGATCCAGGTCAGCTCCACCCGGGTCAGATCGGCGGTGTGCGCGTCGATGGGGATCATGGGCGCTCCCCCGCTCCATCGGGAAACTCGCGCGCCAACAGGTCACGCAGCATCTCCGAGACAGTGATGCCGCGCCCGAACGCCGCTATTTTGATCCGCCCCCGCAGTTCGGGCGTGATGTCCACAGTGAGCCGGGCAGAGTAAGCCGTCGCGGTTCCATCGCGCTCGGGCCGCGCATCACCGGCCATGATCCAGCCATCGGGATCGGCTGGGCGGGTCGCGAAACCACGCTTGTCAGACCCTCCGGTCATGTCGATGCCCTCCCGATGGCCAAGCGCAGGATCTCGGCGGCGAGTGCGGCGATCTCGCGCGCAGCAGGCGACTGGTCGTCGATTTCGCGTGCCAGCCTCCCGGCCTGCGCGGCGTCGGCAAAGACGACGCGCTGGCCGATGGTGCTGGCGAGCATCGGTGGATCGTGGTCCGCCAGCATCTCGGCCGTTTCACGGGCGATGACGGTGCGCGCGCCGCAGCGGTTGAGCACGAACCGGGCCGCAAGTTGGGGCCGGTAGATGCGGGCCTCCGCCAGGAGGGCGAGCATCTCGGCAGAGGCCCATCCGTCGAGGGGTGACGGCTGCACCGGGATCAGCACGAGATCTGCGGCTAGCAGCGCCGACCGCATAAGAGCGGCGACACGCGGTGGCCCGTCGATAACGATATGATCGACGTCACGGGCCAGATCAGGGGCTTCACGGTGCAGCGTGTCGCGCGCCAGGCCGATAGTGCCGAAGGCACGAGGATGGCCTTCCCGTGCGCGTTGCTGCGACCAGTCGAGGGCAGAGCCTTGCGGATCGGCATCGATCAGGGTGACGCGCTGGCCATCCCGCGCCAGTTCACCGGCAAGGTGCAGCGCCAGCGTGGTCTTGCCGACGCCACCCTTCTGGTTGAGGAGCGCGATGATCATCGGTCCCCTCCCGGCAGATCGAGGGGCAGCGGTGGCGTGTTGGGATCGTCAAAGCGCAATTCATTGCCCGGATCCGCTGCCGGTTTGCGGGCCGATTCCGGCTTCGATGCGCCCTTCTTTGCAGAAATTCTGAGGCTTCTGGCGGTGTCGCGGATGAGCTTTTCCACATCGCCCGCGCGCCCTTCAATGTTAGACTCTTTGTTAGACTCTAAGTTAAGGGCGCGATTTTGCGTGTGACCACGGTGGGTTAACCCCGGTTTCGGTTCCCCATAGCACGTGACCCCGGTTCCTGATGGCACGTCCCTCTGGGTTCCTGATGGCACGACGGCATTCACAGGTTTTCCACAAGACGGAGCGGGTTCGAAAGCCAGGAGAACGCGACCGCCGATTTCGGCTTCCAGAAACAGGGTGTATCCAGGCAGCGGCTGCCGTCGAATGATGTCGCGCAGCTCGAAGGAAAAGCGCTTGAACGGCGAGAGGCTGCCCGACTTCTGATGCAGATGCCGGAGATCGAACCGCCAGCCGGCCTTCTGGCGGCCACCATGCTTGCGCACGATGCGGTAGAGCCAACGCTCCAGGCCCCCGGTCAGGTCGAAATAGGCCGGGTCGATGGTCAGCACGAGCGCATCGTCCAGAACGGCCTGATAGAACCAGTCCGGCACGATCATCTCGATTCCGTCGGGGCGACCATCACGCCCGCTGCGCTCCTTCCATTCGTTGATCCAGGAAAAGCGATGACGTCGGCCTTCCACCGGCTGGCGGATCGTGGTGCTGACCGTGGTGGACTGGAGGCGGTCGAGCGCCGCTCTCAAGCGCTGATAGTCGCGCATCGAAGTGCCGCGACCGATGAAGCGCAAGATTTCATAGGGGGTCGCGGCCATGAGCCGCGATGTTCGCAATCCGGCATCGCGCGCCTCGACAATCTGGCTCGCCGCCCAGATCAGGATATCGGCGTCCCAGATCGTGGCCATGCCATGATCGGGAACCGCTTCGACCCGTATGGTCACATTGCCAGCGGCAAAGTCGATCGGCGCGATGCGTCGGGATTTGGCGAGGGAGAAGAACGGATAGGCCATGAGATCCTGTGCGTCTCTGGGCGCGAAATCGCCGGGCAGCGCCCTGAAGAGGTCGAGTTGCCCGCGCTCGGAAGGGGGCCCGCGTCGCGCTGCCATGGAAACCAGCGGGGGCTCAGCGCGCGAAGCTTCGGGCCTGATGCCCGGGCAGCTGCGGATGACGCTTGGCGGGCAGTACCGAGCCGCGCGGATCCGAGGTGGAAGTCACCGCCCCGCGTTCGGTCCAGGCTTCCAGATCGTCGATGGCATAGACGACGCGCCCGCCAAGCTTGCGATAGGCCGGACCGGTCCCGTAGGTGCGGTGCTTTTCAAGGGTCCGCGCCGAAAGGCTCAGGAACTTGGCGGCATCCTTGGTGCGCAGAAAGCGCGGCGGCAAAAGGATGGGATCTTGCGGCATAGGACATACCTCCGTGGGGTTGGGGACGGTCGCTGCGGATCGGCGACGGGCAACGATCACGGTGGCGAACAAGACGCGGCGATATGCAGGGCGAAGTTGGGGGGTATCGAAATCGCCCACCGCCCACGCTGGAACCTGCGCTAGCGTGGGCGGCGATGACGCAGCAGCATTCGATATCCGCCCGCAATCATAGAGCGGGCATCACGCAGCAACGCCTTGATGGTGTGGCGGGCCGAGGAGGCCTGCCATTCATCCCTGTCAAACGGACCGGAATGCAGGATGACCTGCGCGATTTCCTGTTGGGTGGCACCTGCGCGGTGACCGTCGAAGGCCCGCAGCATGCGCCGCAACCTTGCGCGCTGCTGCCGGGTCATTCGAGTGTCAGGAGGGATCGCGCGCCCGTGCAGGGCAGCGAGAAGCCGCTCCACTGCCTCGATCCGGTCAAAACCGTCGAGACTTAGGGGAATGATCGCAACGGCAACCCTGTCGTCCCCACTGGCGCCGTCCAGGATCTGGAGGGCCTGCCCATTGCCGAGTGCGAAGCGGAACGCAACATCGATACTGTCTGGTGCGACGTCCCCACGCCTGATCAGCGGCGTGGTGCCAGAAGTGTCACCGAGCTCCGCCGGGCTGTCGGCAAGCACGACGACACTGGTGTCTGCCTGCGGATGCCAGAGGACCGGCGCTTCTGGAGGCGGCAGCAGAGGATCGACCGGGAAATCGCAACCCCCACCGCTGCCGAATACGTTCGGTCAGCAGGTCGGGGTCTCCTCGCGCAGCGGCTGCGGCTTCAAAATCGGCATCGTACTCATCATTCCGGCGCAACCATTCCCATGCCATATCGGATGCCGTCAAAGCATCCAGATGGTCGTAGTCAGCCGAAGAGCGCCATGTCGAGGCGTCCGGGATCATCGCAACCTCCCGAGTGTTTTACTGGGAATTTGGGATGTTCAGCATTCCCGGGAAGGTTGAACTCGGGAAGTCAGCTTCAGGTTGACAGGTGATGCGTGGCGCGCATCACGGGTCAGGTCTTGCGCTGGCTTTCAGCGACCAGCTGGCGATAGCCCTCTTCCGTCATCCACCGCGCGCGCGCCAGATGGGAATCATGAACCGAGCGGCAGTGCACAGGGCTCTGTTCCGGATCCAGTCCGAACAGGATCTGCACAGCTTCACGCCAGTCAGCGCCATCACGCTCCGCATCAAGCAGGCGCATATAAAGCTTCATGTGGTCCCGGTCATAGGCCGTGAGCCCGTCGCTGGCCGGTGGCTCGTCCAGAAACTCCTGAAGGACCTTCCCCATCACGTTCTCATCACCGCTGGTAACGCATTTGTTAACCGCCTCCGTAGAGAGATAGCCATTCTTTTTAACGAGATCCGTCGTCGCCACGATGGTGACGCTACGGTCTTGTGCCGCGGCTTTCGTGAAGCAACAACACGCCCTCGCCCTTGTCGGTTGCCAGAAAAACGATCCCCGCCGCCTCAAGAGCCCGGCGCACCTCATCGCGCGTAGACTCGAACACCTCGAGTCCGTTTTCGGATTCAAGGCGCTTGAGCGCGGTCAGTGATACTCTGGCCTTATCGGCGAGCGTCTCCTGCGTCCAACCCAGGAGTGCACGCGCGGCCCGTGATTGGCGAGCGGTGATCATACATGATCACCTCCCATCCGGACCTGCACGCGCTCCAGGACTACGACTATAATAGTCGCTTTATGCTGTAGAGCAAATCAGAAACAGCCTCAGAAGCATGGCTTTCATGGATTCTCGACTGGGCACGCGGCAACTGATTCGGTTGCAACAAATTGAGGTGCAGGCCCAGGATTCACGAGCAAGATCGGCGCACCAGTCCAGGGCCGGTGACGGCTCCGGCCGGCACCTCTCGCGCTGAGGTGTCGATGGCATCCTGCGCGAGCATAGGAAAACCCGGCGGCTTGTGCCGCCGGGCTCCGGGCGTCCCGCTCAGAACGGGATGTCATCGTCGTCGATGAACTTGCCGTCGTCGGTCTCGGTCTGCTTCGCCCGGCTCAGGAAATCGACCGTCTCGGCGATGATCTCACAGCCGTAGCGGTCAACGCCGGCCGCATCGGTCCATTTCGTGTAGTGGATGCGGCCGCGCACCAGAAGCTTCATGCCCTTTTCGCAATGCTCCTGGACCGTCTTGCCGAGGCCGTTGAAGCAGGTGATGCGGTGCCATTCGGTGTCCTGCACCCGATAGCCGTTCTCGTCGCGAACCACACGGCCTTCTGCGTAGCGGGGACGCGAGGTGGCCAGAGTGAAGCGGGTGATGCCGGTGCCGCCTTGGGTGGTGATGGTTTCGGGGGCTTGGCCGATGTTGCCGGCGAGGATGACGATGTTCTGCATTGTAAGTCTCCGTTGCTTCTCGGAGGGACCATCCCTCCGACGAGACCCGGCCAAGGCCGTCGGGAGAGACCCGCAACTGCCGTCCTCGCGGCAGCTTGCCCCCAAGGCCCGGAGTGGTGCGGGCAGGCGCGCTCCGCGCGCCAACACGGTCCGGAGCCGCGGGGGTTGCTGGTGGAAACCGAACGGGCTTAGGGGATCAGTCAGGCGGAGGGAATGGTGCTTCCGTGTGCCCTTCGGAGACGCAGAGCAGAACTGGCATCCTGCACGGGTATCAGCATCGGCTCCCTGAAACTGGCACCAGAGAGGACAGGCAAGTCACAGCCCGCACTCTGGCCACCCCTGCCCTCCCAGCCGGAAGGTCTTGTGGTTCAAGACGAGGACACCAAGGCTATCGGATGCGGGTACGGACCCGCCCAGTCCTACCTGCGCAGGCCGAGGCGCGGGCCAACAGCATTGCAGAAAGGAGCCATGAGGATAGCGCGGCCTGCGTGACGAAACAGCATGGAGCGATTGGCCGATTTCGACCGCCGGCTGAACGGGGACCCTGCCGACGACGATTTCCCATGACGCGCGAAGATGGCCGGGAACGGAGAACGGCAGGCCCACGATGGCCATCGTGTCCCGTTACACTGAGGGTGCCCGGATCCCGGCGGCACAAGCCGCTGGGTTCTCCTGAGAGCGCCGTGCCCAGCCAAAGCCTCAGCGCGAAAACACCGACTCGCCGAGAGCGTTCAGATGAACGATAGCCGAGATGCCGACGATGAGCCCGCCGATGCCGCCGAGCAGATTGAGGACGATGCCGGAATCTATGGCGTTCTTCGTGATGCCATAGACCAGCGCATAGCCTGCGATGGTGGCTGGCACGGCGAAGAGAGCAAGGGCGATCAGCCGCAGCGCGGGATTCCTGGCAAAGCCGAGAACCATGATCACCACTGCAACCGACAGCAAAGCGGCACCGAGGGCAGCAAGGCCGGACATCAGGATACCCGCTCCCGCGCCCCAGGCAAATTGTGCGGCAGAGACGGCGGCCATCACAGGCAGCGCATAGATCGCAAGATTCCAAGCGATTACACAGGCAGCAATAGTCAGCGCGAAGGCAAGAAAGATCAGTGTCATGGAGACCTCCAGCGAACGATTGTGGGGAGCACGACAGGCTGCCGGGAGCGATGCTCGGCCTGCGACTATTTTCATTCACCGGTTCTGCAAGGATTGCTTATCTGACCGTGAAACCGGCCTTCCGTCAAGTAGCGGCGGCTGGACCAGCCGCCTATGGGCGGCGCTTTACGCGCCGCCGTCGAACTTCATGACCGGGATGCCGAGCTTGCGGGCCTTGTCCGCAAGGTTTTCCTGAATCCCTGAACCGGGGAAGACCATGACACCGATGGGCAGGGTGTCTAGCATGGCGTCGTTGCGTTTGAAGGGCGCGGCCTTGGCGTGCTTCGTCCAGTCGGGCTTGAAGGCGACCTGCGGAACCTTCCGGTTGTCTGCCCAGCAGGAGGCGATCAGCTCGGCGCCCTTGGGCGAACCGCCGTGGAGCAATACCATGTCTGGATGCTTCTCACGGACCTGATCGAGCCGCGCCCAGATCAGGCGATGGTCGTTGAAATCCGCGCCGCCCGTGACGGCGACTTTGGGACCGGCGGGCAGCAGCACTTCGTTCTCGGCCCTACGTTTCGCGGCAAGGAAGTCGCGGCTGTCGATCATTGCCGAGGTGAGGTTGCGATGGTTGACCATCGAGCCGGACCGAGGCCGCCAGGCGCTGCCGGTGTGGTGCTCGAAGGCGTCAGCGGAAAGGTCGCGAAACAGCTCCATTGTGTTCCGCCGTTCGATCAGGGTCTGTCCCTCCGCCGTGAGGCGTTCGAGTTCAACGCTCTTGACCTCACTGCCATCCTGTTCCCGCTGGAGGCGGCGCTGCGCCTGCTCGTTGTCGTCCAGATTGCGCTCCACCCGGTCGTTGGCGCGGTGGAAGAGGTTGACAGCCCCCCAGAGCAGATCTTCGAGATCGGGTTCAAGGCGGGTATCGGACAGCGTCGAGACGAGGGCGTCGAAGATGTCCGCGACGGCGGCGGCGACGATGTTGCCCTCGGGCAGCGGCCGTGGGTCGGGTTCATCCTGGAACGGACGCCAGCCGTAGAGCTGGAGCTCGGTAAGGGCGTGATCGGTCTGGGAAGAGGTGTGGATCGGCTCATCGCCTGCGTATTCGGTTGCCTTCGTCATCGGGAGCGTCCTTCGTCTGGAGACCGCGCCCATCGCGGCCTTCGCAGGCGTCGAAGCGCACGGGTGGGACGGGTTGGCAGCCCTCGCCCGCTCCGCGAGGGCCTTGATGGCCAAGGCCGACTATTTTGTCTTTCGCGATGCAAAGGCGGGGCTCGCCACGCCGGCGGAAAATAGTCGGCCGCCGCCATTGCCTGCCCGGCCCGCTTGTGCGCCGATCGCCCTCTCAAGAAGGCCGTGGGCGCGGGACTCTCTGACGCAGGATGCAGCTGCCGATGGCGAGCGAAGGCGACCGGCAGGCGACAGAGCCGTACCGCGCCTCCGGGATCGCGCCCCCCCCTCAGCCCATGAGGAAACGGCGCAGGTCATCGGGATGAAGCTGATCTTTCAGGACTGCCCGGAGAGCATCGGCACCGTGCAGCCGCAGATCGTCGTTGAAATCACCCTCGACCGGCGTGAGCGATATCGCCTCGATCCCGAGGCTCGCTGCTCTGGCAACCAGGCTGTCCCTTGCACCGTCGCCGGCCGGATCGCGATCCCGGACGACATAGAGTCGGCGCAGCGTTGCCGGGAACAGGATGGCGGCGAGATGAGCGGCCGAAAGCGCCGCCAGCATCGGCATGTGGGGCAGAACCTGACGGGGCGACAGAACTGTTTCGATGCCCTCTCCGGCGGCGAGCACATCACCGGCGGCACCGAAGCGGACGCCGTGGCCGAGAAGGTCGCCCATTGCTCGCCTCGGTGTCTCGACAGGCGCCTTGCCGGAGCCGTCGCGGGCCAGCCAGGTGCGGTGCGCGCCAGTCTGTCGTCCGTCAAGGTCGGTGACGGATGCGACCATCGCCGGCCAGATCTCGGTGGGGGAATGCTCGTCTGGCCGGAAATAGCACCGGGAATGGCAGCGCAGTGCGGTGATGCCCTCGAGCGATGTGATCGCCCGCCCGCCGAGGTAGAGCGCCGCAAGCGAGCCGGGGAGCGGCTTCGACATGGCGAAGAGCCGCCGCGACGCTTCAGGCGAACCGGGTGCCGTGCCCGGCATCCTGTACAGCGGGA
This genomic stretch from Gemmobacter sp. 24YEA27 harbors:
- a CDS encoding DUF2493 domain-containing protein, whose amino-acid sequence is MTKATEYAGDEPIHTSSQTDHALTELQLYGWRPFQDEPDPRPLPEGNIVAAAVADIFDALVSTLSDTRLEPDLEDLLWGAVNLFHRANDRVERNLDDNEQAQRRLQREQDGSEVKSVELERLTAEGQTLIERRNTMELFRDLSADAFEHHTGSAWRPRSGSMVNHRNLTSAMIDSRDFLAAKRRAENEVLLPAGPKVAVTGGADFNDHRLIWARLDQVREKHPDMVLLHGGSPKGAELIASCWADNRKVPQVAFKPDWTKHAKAAPFKRNDAMLDTLPIGVMVFPGSGIQENLADKARKLGIPVMKFDGGA
- a CDS encoding toprim domain-containing protein, with translation MARRQASELANRLGREAEAVCREYLSAGRRAGNYWLVGDVRNTPGRSLYVRLKDSAKGPAGKWIDSATAEHGDLLDVIREALGLVDFKDVAEEARRFLSIPHPEPEKTILPLYRMPGTAPGSPEASRRLFAMSKPLPGSLAALYLGGRAITSLEGITALRCHSRCYFRPDEHSPTEIWPAMVASVTDLDGRQTGAHRTWLARDGSGKAPVETPRRAMGDLLGHGVRFGAAGDVLAAGEGIETVLSPRQVLPHMPMLAALSAAHLAAILFPATLRRLYVVRDRDPAGDGARDSLVARAASLGIEAISLTPVEGDFNDDLRLHGADALRAVLKDQLHPDDLRRFLMG